A genomic stretch from Candidatus Methanosuratincola sp. includes:
- a CDS encoding sodium-translocating pyrophosphatase, translated as MSELLTPLTVGLNIEIVLPLVAGIVALLYAGYLAMSVMKEDEGTEEMKRIAKAIREGGDAYLNRQYKTVAIFAAVIAIVLIIAINWQTALGFAVGAALSAFCGYVGMKMTTQGNVRTANKAKHGLQAALSLAFKGGAVSGFSIVGLALLGLTFFYILFGDANLLVGFGFGACLISLFARVGGGIYTKAADVGADLVGKVEAGIPEDDPRNPAVIADNVGDAVGDCAGMGADLFETYVVTALAAMLLASSPAVLSKFGTSGIALPLVIGAMAIFATVLGTFFVRLGKEGKIMNALYKGLAATTVVSAVAFYLVSHYFMGGDIGVFLCSLVGLAVMVCMVVITDYFTSYSHKPVLFVSEASKTGAGTNIIAGLGMGMRSTFLPVIVIVAGILVSYFISGGASSPELGVYGIAIAAAAMLSTTGMIVSIDAYGPITDNAGGIAEMANLPKEVRDVTDPLDAVGNTTKAVTKGYAIGSAALAALSLFAAYKDEIVKRIGSVVLSIEDPFVLTGLLIGAAIPFLFASMLMTAVGRAAFQIVEEVRRQFREIKGIMEGTAKPDYGRAVDIVTKAALKELAVPALIAILSPLLVGFLLNERALGGMLMGVILSGLLLALLMTTGGAMWDNAKKYIELGNFGGKRSPAHAAAVVGDTVGDPFKDTAGPAINPLIKVMNTISILFIALILMYSLL; from the coding sequence ATGAGTGAGTTATTGACACCGCTTACGGTTGGACTTAACATAGAGATCGTCCTGCCGCTCGTGGCAGGCATAGTCGCGCTGTTGTACGCAGGATACCTTGCGATGAGCGTGATGAAGGAGGACGAGGGCACGGAGGAGATGAAGAGGATCGCAAAGGCGATCAGGGAAGGCGGCGACGCATACCTTAACCGCCAGTACAAGACGGTTGCCATATTTGCAGCCGTGATCGCCATAGTCCTCATCATCGCGATCAACTGGCAGACTGCACTCGGCTTCGCCGTAGGCGCTGCACTATCAGCATTCTGCGGATACGTCGGCATGAAGATGACTACCCAGGGTAACGTCAGGACGGCAAACAAGGCAAAGCACGGCCTTCAGGCCGCACTCTCGCTCGCATTCAAAGGCGGAGCGGTATCGGGCTTCTCTATCGTTGGGCTTGCGCTACTTGGTCTCACATTCTTCTACATCCTCTTCGGCGATGCAAACCTTCTAGTCGGGTTCGGCTTCGGTGCATGCCTGATAAGCCTCTTTGCTAGGGTCGGGGGAGGGATCTATACAAAGGCAGCCGATGTCGGGGCGGACCTGGTCGGCAAGGTCGAGGCAGGGATACCTGAAGATGACCCCCGTAACCCCGCCGTAATCGCCGACAATGTGGGTGACGCAGTGGGCGACTGCGCGGGCATGGGTGCGGACTTGTTCGAGACCTATGTCGTGACGGCGCTCGCTGCAATGCTCCTGGCCTCGTCCCCTGCTGTCCTCTCGAAATTCGGTACAAGCGGCATAGCCCTGCCTCTTGTGATCGGTGCAATGGCCATCTTCGCCACAGTCTTAGGGACCTTCTTTGTCAGGCTTGGAAAGGAAGGCAAGATAATGAATGCACTTTACAAGGGCCTTGCGGCCACAACAGTTGTCTCGGCGGTCGCTTTCTACCTCGTCAGCCATTACTTCATGGGAGGGGATATCGGCGTCTTCCTGTGCTCGTTGGTAGGACTTGCTGTCATGGTCTGCATGGTAGTGATAACAGACTATTTCACGTCATACTCACACAAGCCTGTGCTCTTCGTCTCTGAAGCATCGAAGACAGGCGCAGGGACTAACATCATAGCCGGCCTCGGCATGGGCATGCGCAGCACATTCCTCCCCGTGATAGTCATCGTCGCAGGCATTCTGGTTTCATACTTCATATCCGGCGGCGCATCATCTCCGGAGCTCGGAGTATACGGGATAGCAATAGCGGCAGCGGCGATGCTGTCCACAACTGGGATGATCGTCTCGATCGACGCGTATGGACCGATAACGGACAACGCAGGCGGTATTGCAGAGATGGCGAACCTCCCTAAGGAGGTCCGAGATGTGACAGACCCCCTTGATGCTGTTGGCAACACCACAAAGGCTGTGACAAAAGGATACGCAATCGGATCCGCGGCACTTGCTGCGCTCTCGCTTTTTGCCGCGTATAAGGACGAGATCGTGAAAAGGATAGGGTCGGTAGTCCTATCGATAGAAGACCCGTTCGTGCTGACCGGTCTTCTCATTGGAGCTGCGATACCTTTCCTGTTCGCTTCCATGCTGATGACTGCTGTCGGCAGGGCTGCATTCCAGATCGTCGAGGAGGTCAGGAGGCAGTTCCGCGAGATCAAAGGCATCATGGAGGGGACTGCAAAGCCGGACTACGGCAGGGCAGTCGACATCGTGACCAAGGCGGCGCTGAAGGAGCTCGCAGTACCTGCACTGATCGCAATACTCTCGCCTCTGCTCGTAGGGTTCCTTCTCAATGAGAGAGCCCTTGGAGGCATGCTTATGGGAGTTATCCTGTCTGGGCTCCTACTAGCGCTGCTGATGACGACAGGAGGAGCGATGTGGGACAATGCGAAGAAGTACATCGAGCTCGGCAACTTTGGCGGTAAGAGAAGCCCTGCTCATGCTGCTGCAGTTGTTGGTGACACCGTTGGAGATCCGTTCAAGGACACAGCTGGACCTGCCATCAACCCGCTCATCAAAGTGATGAACACGATCTCGATACTCTTCATCGCCTTAATCCTTATGTACTCTCTCCTCTAA